TACCTCCACCTCCTCCATAACACAGACAGGACAAAGGGCAGGCTGGGTTGCTTCTGACACGACGTGGCTTCGAGATGCTTCATTCCTTAGTTTTAGAATTTACACCACAAGATTGGGGACAAGCTACAAAATTAAGACGAGCAGTAATTCTATTTACTGACAATACTCGGAAGAACTGTAGCTAGTGCGATGGTAGCACCGTCACTGCAGCCACTCAGACTTTCTTCTGACAGTGGATACACGAGAAGGTGAAACAGATAATTCGTGAAGGTAACACAAGCAAGTTTATCATCAGAACCAAGTGACTTGATGGAAAAGAAACTTCAGCACTTTGTAATGAAAACGTGACTCAGATGAAATAGTAAGTGTCCTAAGATGTTCATTCTAGAGTGCGTGGCAAGGCTTCCGACTGGGATGTTGGGATTAGATGCCAAAGGGCCCCGTATCCTGTCTTCTGCGTCCTCCTCTCACCCGTTCTCGGGGCTTGTTAGCTGCTCTGGGCTGCTGGGGGTTCTCTGTCCAAAGGTCTGTGGGCCACGTCCATGCTGAGACCTATACGCACCTAGGCCAACTCTTAAGTCTTTTCTTATTATCCTCATGAACAGTGTGAAAATCAGCGGCTGGCCCCGAAGAACAAGGTCAGTGAGTGAGCTTTCCAGCCACAGAGCTGCACAGTCTGGGCTCTTTAAACGGCCTCATTTGTTTGATCTTCCTCCGTTCATGGATCTCTTCTTCATTTCCGTTATTATAAGAAAACCAACATCGTTTTTTCTCCAAAGCCAACAAATGTTTTCAGTACAGAATTCCCTGTACATGCTTTATAGATTTTCttcatagttaaaaaaaaaagtactgcagGTTTAGATGCACATAAACCCACATATGCGTTCTTAGAAGGAACGATCTCCGTCCACACTGACTTTAGACTCTTTCTGACTTTATTAGACAAAGACAGGACGTCTCAAGGAAACAGAGGTGTTATCCAGGAGCCCGCGCAGCGTGCTTGTGGCCCATCGGCCGCGTCCCTGATCTGGGGCAGGAAGGACCGAGGATGAGAGCAGCCCTGTCTGTGCAGAACAGGGTTTGCGGGGCCTGGGAGCCCCTGTTGCTGTGATTCTGCCCTTTCATACTCAAGGCCGGCATCGTTCTTCCAGAAGAACGTACACCAACAATGTGTGTGCTCACATTCAGGGAACGCTTGTACACACCAAGCCCAATTCGGCAAAGGCCACCTCCTCACCTGGACGAGAAGGCAGGGACAGGGCCCAGGGGCCCCCGGGGTCAGAGCCCACCTCCCTTCAGTCACCACCTGCCCCACCCCAAAACCTGATGTCAGACCCTTCCATCTGGAAGGATCTTCCGCTGTATTGGGTGCCAGATCACAACCAACAATCAATTTCCAACCAAACTGATCAATCAGTCAAAGCAAAGCGATCTAGAAAAACCAGtgaaagagagaggaggggaaagggtagCCGTAGGGGACCTGAATTCTCATTAACTTGACCGTGAATGGACAGCATATAAGTATTGGGCATAAGAACATCACAGGGGAAGACAAAGGTGAGGAACTGCTTCCAAGATGCTCCCATAACTAATTCATCTCTCAGCCAGCATGGTGCTGGGGTGCGGTGCTGGGTAGCTGGAGtgacaagaggagaaaagaatgCGGCTGCCCTGGATGGCCTTAGAGATAAGctgttagttaaaaaaaaaaagactcctgaaatttaatttaaatatattctccTATAACATACAAGAAGTTATGAAGGATGGAAAGACCTTCTCCCCAGGTTCCCCCACATTTAATGGGGGACAGAGTCCTGTTCCCTCTGGGCTTCCTTAAGTCACTGCTGTGCCCACACCGAATCCATCGCTGCCTTACCTGGGGTGACGGCTGAGTGGCCAGGTGATGGGCATCTCCCCTCTCCTGAGCCAGCTGATTTCTGGCAGTGAGCGCGTCCTGAGTTAGCGCTGGTTCTGGCACTGAGTTGTTGAGTCTCGATAAATCAGTAGTTTCTGTAAAGCTTTCAGGGTGAGCTTGAATTGGAACTGCTCCGCCCCCCAGACCCCGACTACTGTTTGAGTCTAAGGATGCTGAACTTGCACTCTCTGGATTGAGAGAGCGAACGTCTTCTCCAGGGAGCTCAGGATAAGAAGCGCAAGAAGAGATGTCGTCACCACAGCTGGGATTCTGCATCAGAGGCCAGGCGTCCGAAAACTCGCCACAGACGGACCTCGAAAGGGACCCAAAGAAAGTCGGCACTGCTTCCCCCGCTGGACCTGTGTCTCTGGACACATGTTCGAAAGAGCTGTAAGTACTCTACTGGGAGAAAAACCTACTACAAAGCAACATTCCAGCTATGCTTTTCAGTTTTCTAGATGAAATAAACAAGTTATTGAGTCAGAATTCTCATGCTTCCTTTGTTATAAACTTCCTTCAATACAGTAAGTTAAATTACTACGTTTACTTTAAAACCGAATTTTTATACCTACTTCTAACCAATATAAACTTAATCCGATGTCTAAAATAGGCAGTTTCCTGGGTCTTAATTGAGTTCCTTTGATTGCTGTTCTAAAATTCTCTGAGTATGTGACATGCTAAAAATTACTTACGGATGATGGAAGTGTCACAAATCATGAAtataagacaaaaacaaagttaGTGGAATATAAAGGATAAAGAATGTTACCCTGGCTATCAGTAACCCTGAGACGCTTACCTAATTCTTGCCAAAGTTCCCACCCCCTACAATGTCTAGAATGTTATTAATGATACTAAAAAAGTGATGTCCCATAGTTTCCCATGAAAATTGGTACACGAGTAGCCTGTATATTTGCACGCGGGAACACGAAATTATATAGATTAGAAGCACCCATTTACCTGTCCTGAAGAATGGCCTTGGAGTGCACCCTACAAGCAGGAGTCTCCCGGCCGACGCTGCAGGCCCCGTCACAGCACGGGGATGGGATGAGATGCACGGGCCCTAGGAAAGCCGGCAGGGCTGTGAGGAGCAGTGCTTGTTTATACCAGTTCAACACTGCTCTCGAAAATTTAGCTATTCCCCTTTGGGTGACTTTCGGGGGGAAAGGGGTTATGaggtttaattttttctcttttttcatatcTTAAAAATGATGGACCACTTCTATGAAGGACCCAGAAGAGTCAAATTCCTGGAGACAGAGAGTAGGATGGTGGGTcccaggggctggagggcaggAAGAATAGGGGGTGAGTGTTTAAAGGGGACAGGGTTTCAGTTTCGGGTCGTGGAGAAGCTctggggatggtggtgatggttgcacaacaatgtgaacgtgCTTAATGCCCCCCAACTGTACACTGAGAAACGGCCAAAACGGTAAAGTTAAGGTGATGTCTATTTTACTACAATGAAAATAAGGATGAAGAGGAATGATGAGAGGGTACGTGAAATGAGACTTTCACCTGTGGCTGACGAGGGCGGAAAGAGCACAGGGTTTCTGCAGAGTGGGCTAGCCATGCAGCACAGAACATACACGTCTAAACCCTTTAACTCCACACACACaactttttggttttttactGCTAGGAATGTATCTTAAAGAATAACTATCTACGTGCACACAGCTTTGCAAACTATTATGTTCACTGAAGCGGTATGTATTTTTGGTTACAAAGATAATACAcattcactgaagaaaaaaactttaaaaatagagagattagatcagaaatttaaaaatgaatcttcCTTAATTCCATAAGCTGCAAGACACTGTCCACATTTCTGAACAGCCTTCTAGACTTCTCTCTCTACATACACAGACATATGTAACTCTGATTTTATAAAACTATAGATATAGTAAAACATACAGACAAAATTAGGAAATGAGCATTAATCACACTGTTGTGTAAGAGAACATTCTTGCTCTTAGGAACCAAGCGCTGAAGTAAAGGGACACCTTATCTGcaacagatttttctctttttctggctgtaccgcacagcttgtgggatctcagttcgccaaccagggactgaacccaggccacagcagtgaaagcccagaatcctaaccactaggccaccagtgAACTCCCTGCCactgatttttaaatggaaatttaaaaactgtgTGCATGTCTATGTAAGGCACACAGTTGGTCCTTGAACGACATGGATTTGCACTGTGTGGGTGCACGTATTGGAGGATTATCctcaacagtaaatactacagtgccACACGATCAGCGGGTATCTGGTTCCGAGGATGTAAGACGGATACGGAGAAACCGTGAACACAGGGAAGccgcagatacagagggccaactataagttacAAGTTGATTTTTGACTGGGCGGAGAGTGGGTGCCCCCAACCcccaagttgttcaagggtcgaCTGTGTACACCCACCATacttagaaagagagaaaaatgataaagcaaatgtggacATGACATAAAATGTTAATACTGGGGGAATCTAGGGACAGGGTATGTGGGAATTCTTTGTCctattctttcaacatttttgtaagtctgaaattatgtcaaaataaaagtgaaaagaaaacaggcaCTGTCACTAAGGAAGAAGCAATTTATATGATTAGCACACTGAACCTGGGCGGGTAACAGCGGGGGCGGACGCTGTCCAGTCTCTGCATTCTATTTCAAAA
The genomic region above belongs to Pseudorca crassidens isolate mPseCra1 chromosome 18, mPseCra1.hap1, whole genome shotgun sequence and contains:
- the TNFRSF19 gene encoding tumor necrosis factor receptor superfamily member 19 isoform X3; translated protein: MECVPCGDPPPPYEPHCTSKVNLVRIPSTASSPRDTALAAVICSALATVLLALLILCVIYCKRQFMEKKPSWSLRAQDLQYNGSELSCFDRPRLSGPAPHACCQCHRDSAQTCGPVHLIPSPCCDGACSVGRETPACRVHSKAILQDRDTGPAGEAVPTFFGSLSRSVCGEFSDAWPLMQNPSCGDDISSCASYPELPGEDVRSLNPESASSASLDSNSSRGLGGGAVPIQAHPESFTETTDLSRLNNSVPEPALTQDALTARNQLAQERGDAHHLATQPSPQEAERTCFFLQ